A stretch of Canis lupus baileyi chromosome 2, mCanLup2.hap1, whole genome shotgun sequence DNA encodes these proteins:
- the LOC140623719 gene encoding USP6 N-terminal-like protein, which yields MFLPEEDAFWALAQLMTNDRHAMHGFFVPGFPKLLRFQAHHERVLQRALPNLRKHMDEEQMSTDIYTPKCFLQCFLGRTPFLLTLKLWDAYIFDGERVLTAMAYTILKVHRSK from the exons ATGTTCCTGCCCGAGGAGGACGCCTTCTGGGCGCTGGCCCAGCTGATGACCAATGACAGGCATGCCATGCACG GTTTCTTCGTCCCGGGCTTCCCGAAGCTCCTCAGGTTCCAGGCTCATCACGAGCGCGTCCTCCAAAGAGCTCTCCCCAACCTGAGGAAGCACATG GATGAGGAGCAGATGTCCACCGACATCTATACCCCAAAGTGTTTCCTGCAGTGCTTCCTCGGCCGG ACCCCCTTCTTGCTCACCCTGAAGCTGTGGGATGCCTACATATTCGATGGGGAGCGGGTGCTCACGGCCATGGCCTACACCATCCTCAAGGTGCACAGGAGTAAgtga